The genome window CCGCAGTTGAACCTGAAGCTTGTACACAccttcaagttttctttctaaAAGGGCTCATAATTGATTTCCTTTGTCAACAAGTCCAACCTGCATTTGCACACCTTCACAAGATACACGATGTTTTCcttcataattatattaattcacGTGAAACTTAATTATTGATTGTTTGGTTGTATCTGTTCAGTATTTCTTAATTGTTAATGCCATTATTGTTTGGTCTAGTTTGGAGTGTTGATAGTgtgatgaattaaaaatatatgattaggAAAGCACCCAGGTGGACATGAAACCACCTTGGCGGAAGAAACAACTCTTCAGATTAAGACAACATAAACGGAgcacaataatttattaaacctTGGGCACAGTTCCCTTGAACGGACTCTCTTGTCCTTTGGAGAAGACTCCACACTCAACAGTAGCCAGCCATATTATTTAGcaataatttatattagaaaaGCTTAAGATATCATCATGCatgtttatatgaaatattattaaacaatgATTTCAAAGGCCACTAAAACATGTTTAGAAGTAtggtagtaattgttttttaaagtgttttttattccaaaacacattaaaataaattttattttattttttaaaaattatttttgatattagtatatcaaaatgatatgaaaacatcaaaaacatattaatttgaagaaaaaaataaaaaaaattaattttttttaaaacacttccGAAACGCAATGTCAAActctattttcttataaaaagcTATAGGACTTTTCATATCAAAAGCTATAGGACTTTTCAGTCAGCTAATTACTCCATGAAATTCAGATATTTTCTTGGACTTAATCTTATTCTATCGGTTCATAAATAATTGTACAGGGCTATCCATATAACTTGGTTATTATAGATCCACAACTGACTAATTAGAAGATTAGAACATTGTTATGTTATCAAGATTTAATTACTTATGCCTCATggtttcataaattaaataagtagTCCTTATGGCTGTAAACTCGATCTCTCTTGAACGGACACAAATCCCTTGAACGGGCTCTCTTGTCCTTTTGTAAAGTTACGACAACAAGTACAGCATTATTTAGGAAAAATATTCAACACACAAAATCAGCAATGTTTGTATGTAATATAACGAAGCAATGCACGGACACTACTCACCTTGAAACAACACATTTGTCTTGAgctttaattatcttttaataaagaaacattttttaattatttcatgacAAGAGCACTTCCGTCACCAACTTGTCTAGATTCATGGATGACGAACCACTTGGACGAGTGGCCTCGAGAGCTAACCTCTTCCACTCCATggctttcttcttcattttcttaccTTCTTCTCCTTCCATCAACTCTCTCACTTGTTTTTCCACATTTTCTCTCGTCACATTGCTATCAATCTCCATTCCAATTGCCCACTCATTGCATGTATACCGACAGTTTGTTTGCTGATCACCGAAGGATGGCCAACAAAGCATAGGCACGCCAGAAGAAATGCTCTCAATTGTGGAACCCCAACCACAATGTGTTAGGAAACCTCCAATAGATGGGTGGTTGAGAACTTCCTCTTGTGGACACCAACTACAAATAAAGcccctttcttttgtttcttcagTGAATTCTGGTGGCAATATCGCGGAGTCGCCAGTGATAATGTCAGGTCGTATTATCCATAAAAATGGGTGACCACTTTTAGAAAGTCCCATTCCAAATTCAACGAGCTGCTCTTTAGTAGCCACTGCTATGCTACCAAAATTCACATAAATTACCGAGTTGGGTTTCCTGGAATCAAGCCATTGGAGACACTCAACTTCTTCTTTCCATAGGTTACAATCAATAGAATCTAGATCATCTTCTTGAATTTGATTGAGAAGTAATTGAAGTGGACCGATTGTGTAGACACGAGGAAACATAGAGTAAAGGGAAGTCAGGACTTCTTGCTCCAAAGAATCGAAAGTATGGAAAATGACTGCAGAACCTGAAGGAGATCTCTCAACAGATTCCATGCAGAAGTTAAACAGACAGTCATTTGGATCTGTTGTGCGAATAAAACTTGGAAGATCCCTTAATCGTATATCTTTCATTCCTGCAATCCAGTCTACTACTCTGTCTAGATAGCCATTTGTTAAAAAGCTCTCGTCtgcaattaaaaattgaatgcaTGACTAATTTTGTAAACGTTAGGGTTAATTTGTGAACATCATGCTTGTATATGAGTATAATGACTGGAGATAAATTGAAAGAGAGCAAAAGTCAATAGTTTGTGATGAAAGGTTGTGTTGAAAGAGGCAGTAATGATGCGACGAGCACCATCTCTACCAACTCTACCATAGTATTTCTAAATATAATCACTGGGCTAAGATCTTATAaccaataaaaaggaaaaacaaaggataaaattatgtGGGCTAAAAAGGGAACATGGAAATACTCATAATTATGGGCACATGGATGAACATGAACTCGagcatattaaaaagaatttatattaaaaaaaaaacatagttaattGGTCAAGAGAAACTTGAATTCTCGGTCAAATCCATCTAtgctctcttttaattttttaagtccGGACCCTTGAACTACTAGATCAAGACAATCTACCACCTCCGTTGGGATCTCTTAGTTTCTATTCGTGAAACTTGGGAGGGAATAGTCACTCGTGCACATCCACTTAATGGGGTTTTGTGGACAGAAACCCAAGGAATCCTAACGGAGGCGATACGTTGTCTTAATATGATAGTTTTAtggatgaatataaaaaaattaaagagataggAATCTAGTTGGACCTGGCCAAAAATTCATATCTAGTTGAGTGCAATAATTCCTCTGCTTGCAGACATTCCAAGCAATTCGAAATCAAATTTGAGGTTATGTGCCCAAAGGGCTTACTGTGTTTCCCAACAGAGCTTCTAGTGAACTAAAAGCAAGTAAAGATAAATAACGAACACTGAAAGAATATCATATTGAAATCTCAACTTTAAGTTTTCCTTGTTCCTACCTTTTAGTGGTGTAAGACCTTTTTCTTTGAGTGCTTGAAATTGTTTAAACCCCATGAAGCTGCAAGCAGAGATAGTAAAGAACAACGCAATAGGAATTTCGCGCTTCGCTGCAGCATCGATAGCGACTGGCATGAAACCATCAGAGACGATGCAAGTCACAGGGGGAACATCAGGTGATGCTGTGTCATTCAGCTTGTCTAGCAGGTCATTAAATGGCGCCAACAAGTTCTTCCTAGCAGCTTCACAAAGTCCAGGCAAATCTTGGGTGGCATTCTCATCCGAGGGAGGGAGGCCATCAGGAATGGATTCGAACTGAAAGTCGGGCAAACCTTTCAGGGAATCAGATCCTCTAGATTTAAGTAAGCGTTTATGGTTAAACTCAGTATTGACAAAGGTGATGTGAAAACCTTTGTAATGTAGTAGTTTTGCTAGTTTAAGCATTGACTTTATGTGGCTTTGAGCTGGGCTAGGGAAACAAACTGCATGAGGCTTATGATCAGCTAAAATTATACAAGTCATGCCTCGAGCTCgctctttctttctctatttcCTCTGCTATTTGAGTTTCTGCTATTCTATGTTAAAGTGAACACATTCATCACCAATTTATTGTTGGGATATTGCCATTAATAGGCAACAACTTTGTGCAACCTACCCTAAAAAGTAGAGTTATCATTGTTAAAAGGCTACAATGGTAATTGCACCAACCATTGACAAAAATGGTACAACCCATGTGGTGCCACCATTTGTGCCATAATTGATGGCCTCTTGCATCTttgatgcctataaatagaggcattatttgagagcaaagagagagagagagccgagaagagaaagagagaagaggagagaaaggGAGGGGCTGCCAAGGGCAGCAACCTTGCTGTCAGGTGCAGCAGTGTGTGAGTGCAATGGAAgtagagtttgagtgaagtgatcctccttcTCCATGTGTGTTGTAACCCTTTCTCTatttatctctaataatatgaaCCTCttccgtggatgtaggcggtttgtcgaaccacgttaaatattgtgtcagtgtgcttagccttcAATGGGCAACTATCAGACACCACCGGTCCGCGCATAGGGGGAGCCGGAATCCCCTACATTTATATCTATcaattttgaaggataaaacaCCACTAAATTAAACATGGTTGTCAagggattatttatttattttcgatATCGcatggattaattaatttttcttataaaacttAGTGATTGAGTTATCATTAACTCTCAAAATGTGGAACTTTTAATAGTGGCCAGTATTGCAACAGATGTTCTCTTAATTTTGGAGTCATTGTATGATCTTTAATGTTGTCAAATGCAAAGAAATCTGAAACacacatgttttatttattcctatccttcaattatttttctcctGATGAGCAAAAATATGGTTATCAAAGCTGGACAGTACTAGTAAGCCAACTTGGCGGAAGAGTGAAAAGCAAACAGCTCACAATTATTCAGATGAAGACAACATATAGAAGCAAAAACCAgagaacaataatttataaaaccatTGGCACAATTCCCTTGCAACGGAGTCTCTTGTGCTTTGGAAAAGACTCCACACTCAACACAGTAGTCATCCATAATATTTAGcaataatttatataagaaaagCTTAGGATATCGTATatgtttatatgaaatattattacACAACGTATCAACACTACTCGCCTCGAAAACAACACATTTGTCTTGAgctttaattatcttttaataaagaagctttttttcttttttcatgatgaaAGCACTTCCGTCACCAACGTGAACCACTGGGGCCAAGGATGATATTTATGGTGGTGCTGGgagagaattgtttttttgaagtttttttttatttaaaaatatattaaaattatagttttttagttttaaaaaattatttttgatattattaaatcaaaacaactaaatatatatataaaaaattaaattttaatgaaacatTGTTTGTAACGTAATTCTAAAGGAGCTTTAACACATTAGATATTAATTGGAAATATATGCATCCACCACAAtcactttagaaaacaatacgGGAATATAGTGTTTCTCTGTCTTGTTTTgagcttcaattatttttttgttaaacgtCACAAGTTTGGTTTCGTGACAAAAGCACTTCTTTCACCAACTCGTCTAAATTCACGGTTGATGAACCTCATGGGACCACTGGCCTCCTCTGCTAGTTTTTTCCATTTTGTGGCCTCCTCTGCTAGTTCCCTTGAACGGGCTCTCTTGTCCTTTTGTAAAGTTACGACAACAAGTACAGCATTATTTAGGAAAAATATTCAACACACAAAATCAGCAATGTTTGTATGTAATATAACGAAGCAATGCACGGACACTACGTACTCACCTTGAAAACAACACATTTGTCTTGAgctttaattatcttttaataaagaaacattttttatttcatgacaaGATCGAGCACTTCCGTCACCAACTTGTCTAAATTCATGGATGATGAACCACTTGGACGAGTGGCCTCGAGAGCTAACCTCTTCCACTCCATggctttcttcttcattttcttaccTTGTTCTCCGTCCATCAACTCTCTCACTTGTTTTTCCACATTTTCTCTCGTCACATTGCTATCAATCTCCATTCCAATTGCCCACTCATTGCATGTATACCGACAGTTTGTTTGTTGATCACCGAAGGATGGCCAACAAAGCATAGGCACGCCAGAAGAAATGCTCTCAATTGTGGAACCCCAACCACAATGTGTTAGAAAACCTCCAATAGATGGGTGGTTGAGAACTTCCTCTTGTGGACACCAACTACAAATAAAGcccctttcttttgtttcttcagTGAATTCTGGTGGCAATATCGCGGAGTCGCCGGTGATCATGTCAGGTCGTATTATCCATAAAAATGGGTGACCACTTTTAGAAAGTCCCATTCCAAATTCAACGAGCTGCTCTTTAGTAGCCACTGCTATGCTACCAAAATTCACATAAATTACCGAGTTGGGTTTCCTGGAATCAAGCCATTGGAGACACTCAACTTCTTCTTTCCATAGGTTACAATCAATAGAATCTAGATCATCTTCTTGAATTTGATTGAGAAGTAATTGAAGTGGACCGATTGTGTAGACACGAGGAAACATAGAGTAAAGGGAAGTCAGGACTTCTTGCTCCAAAGAATCAAAAGTATGGAAAATGACTGCAGAACCTGAAGGAGATCTCTCAACAGATTCCATGCAGAAGTTAAACAGACAGTCATTTGGATCTGTTGTGCGAATAAAACTTGGAAGATCCCTTAATCGTATATCTTTCATTCCTGGAATCCAGTCTACTACTCTGTCTAGATAGCCATTTGTTAAAAAACTCTCGTCtgcaattaaaaatagaatgcATGACTACTTTTGTAAACGTTAGGGTTAATTTGTGAACATCATGCTTGTATATGAGTACAATGACTGGAGATAAATTGAAAGAGAGCAAAAGTCAATAGTTTGTGATGAAAGGTTGTGTTGAAAGAGACAGTAATGATGCGACGAGCACCATCTCTACCAACTCTACCATAGTATTTCTAAATATAATCACTGGGCTAAGATCTTATAatcaataaaaaggaaaaacaaaggataaaattatgaGGGCCAAAAAGGGAACATGGAAATACTCATAATTATGTGCACATGGATGAACATGAACTCGAGCATGTTACaaagaatttatattaaaaaaaaaaaaaacatagttaattGGTCAAGAGAAACTTGAATTCTCGGTCAAATCCATCGAtgctctcttttaattttttaagtccGGACCCTTGAACTACTAGATCAAGACAATCTACCACCTCCGTTGGGATCTCTTAGTTTCTATTCGTGAAACTTGGGAGGGAATAGTCACTCGTGCACATCCACTTAATGGGGTTTTGTGGACAGAAACCCAAGGAATCCTAACGGAGGCGATACGTTGTCTTAATATGATAGTTTTAtggatgaatataaaaaaattaaagagataggAATCTAGTTGGGCCTGGCCAAAAATTCATATCTGGTTGAGTGCAATAATTCCTCTGCTTGCAGACATTCCAAGCAATTCGAAATCAAATTTGAGGTTATGTGCCCAAAGGGCTTACTCTGTTTCCCAACAGAGCTTCTAGTGACTAAAAGCAAGTAAAGATAAATAACGAACACTGAAAGAATATCATATTGAAatcttaactttaatttttccttGTTCATACCTTTTAGTGGTGTAAGACCTTTTTCTTTGAGTGCTTGAAATTGTTTAAACCCCATGAAGCTGCAAGCAGAGATAGTAATGAACAAATCAATAGGGATCCCGAGCATCTCAGCAGCAGTGATAGCGACAGGCATGAAACCATCAGAGACGATGCAAGTCACAGGGGGGACATCAGGTGATGCTGTGTCATTCAGCTTGTCTAGCAGGTCATGAAATGGAGCCAACAAGTTCTTACTGGCAGCTTCACAGAGTCCAGGCAAATCTTGGGTGGCATTCTCATCCGAGGGA of Populus trichocarpa isolate Nisqually-1 chromosome 16, P.trichocarpa_v4.1, whole genome shotgun sequence contains these proteins:
- the LOC18110480 gene encoding 7-deoxyloganetin glucosyltransferase isoform X1 — translated: MTCKILADHKPHAVCLPSPYQSHIKSMLKLAKLLHHKGFHITFVNTEFNHKRLLKSRGPDSLKGLPDFRFESIPDGLPPSDENATQDLPGLCEAASKNLLAPFHDLLDKLNDTASPDVPPVTCIVSDGFMPVAITAAEMLGIPIDLFITISACSFMGFKQFQALKEKGLTPLKDESFLTNGYLDRVVDWIAGMKDIRLRDLPSFIRTTDPNDCLFNFCMESVERSPSGSAVIFHTFDSLEQEVLTSLYSMFPRVYTIGPLQLLLNQIQEDDLDSIDCNLWKEEVECLQWLDSRKPNSVIYVNFGSIAVATKEQLVEFGMGLSKSGHPFLWIIRPDIITGDSAILPPEFTEETKERGFICSWCPQEEVLNHPSIGGFLTHCGWGSTIESISSGVPMLCWPSFGDQQTNCRYTCNEWAIGMEIDSNVTRENVEKQVRELMEGEEGKKMKKKAMEWKRLALEATRPSGSSSMNLDKLVTEVLLSRNQTYDCGVFSKGQESPFKGTVPKV
- the LOC18110480 gene encoding 7-deoxyloganetin glucosyltransferase isoform X13; this translates as MTCIILADHKPHAVCFPSPAQSHIKSMLKLAKLLHYKGFHITFVNTEFNHKRLLKSRGSDSLKGLPDFQFESIPDGLPPSDENATQDLPGLCEAARKNLLAPFNDLLDKLNDTASPDVPPVTCIVSDGFMPVAIDAAAKREIPIALFFTISACSFMGFKQFQALKEKGLTPLKDESFLTNGYLDRVVDWIAGMKDIRLRDLPSFIRTTDPNDCLFNFCMESVERSPSGSAVIFHTFDSLEQEVLTSLYSMFPRVYTIGPLQLLLNQIQEDDLDSIDCNLWKEEVECLQWLDSKKPNSVIYVNFGSVAVATKEQLVEFGMGLSKSGHPFLWIIRPDMITGDSAIFPPEFTEETKERGFICSWCPQEEVLNHPSIGGFLTHCGWGSTIESISSGVTMLCWPSFGDQQTNCRYTCNEWAIGMEIDSNVTRENVEKQVRELMEGELLIIGDKQAPPCASGIT